A window of the Oscillospiraceae bacterium NTUH-002-81 genome harbors these coding sequences:
- a CDS encoding DUF177 domain-containing protein: MNLSDVLSRDEKVVSMEAEIALDAFTSGLGTFPIVRKTPLSLCIRNTGNKVLEISGKMELDAIIPCSRCLEDVRTTIHLDIFRKLDMKLSEDDRIKALDENSYIADYTLDVDGLVYDELLTVWPMKVLCREDCKGICMKCGKNLNEGDCGCDRTVLDPRMAAIRDIFRNSGN; encoded by the coding sequence ATGAACTTATCAGATGTTTTATCCAGAGATGAAAAGGTTGTTTCCATGGAGGCCGAGATTGCACTTGATGCGTTCACATCAGGACTTGGCACTTTTCCGATTGTGCGAAAGACACCGCTTTCCCTTTGCATCCGCAATACGGGAAACAAGGTGCTGGAGATCAGCGGAAAGATGGAGTTGGATGCGATAATTCCGTGCAGCCGGTGTCTGGAGGATGTAAGAACAACGATTCATCTGGACATTTTCCGGAAGCTGGATATGAAGCTGTCGGAGGATGACAGGATTAAGGCGTTGGATGAGAACAGTTATATTGCGGATTATACACTGGATGTGGATGGGCTTGTCTATGATGAGCTGCTGACAGTCTGGCCGATGAAGGTACTTTGTCGGGAGGACTGCAAGGGCATCTGCATGAAATGCGGCAAGAACCTGAATGAGGGGGATTGCGGCTGTGACAGAACAGTGCTGGATCCCAGAATGGCTGCGATCCGTGATATTTTTCGGAATTCAGGCAATTAA
- the ftsY gene encoding signal recognition particle-docking protein FtsY: MAEEKEEKKGFFHRLVAGLSKTRDNIVSGIDSIFSGFSSIDEDFYEEIEEILIMGDIGINATNAIISDLKQKVKERGIKEPEACKQLLIDSIREQMSVGELAYEFENRTSVVLVIGVNGVGKTTSVGKLAGKLKDQGKRVILAAADTFRAAATEQLTEWANRAGVEIVSGQEGSDPAAVVYDAVQAAKARHADVLLCDTAGRLHNKKNLMEELKKINRILEKEYPEAYRETLVVLDGTTGQNALVQARQFAEVADITGIILTKLDGTAKGGIAVAIHSELGIPVKYIGVGEKIEDLHKFDADDFVNALFCRNDQEQETEAE; encoded by the coding sequence ATGGCAGAGGAAAAAGAAGAGAAGAAAGGGTTCTTTCACCGGCTGGTGGCAGGACTGTCGAAGACGAGAGACAACATTGTGTCCGGCATCGACTCTATTTTCAGCGGATTTTCCAGCATTGACGAAGATTTTTACGAAGAGATAGAAGAGATCCTGATCATGGGTGATATCGGCATTAATGCCACCAACGCCATCATCAGCGATCTGAAACAGAAGGTAAAGGAACGGGGCATCAAGGAGCCGGAGGCGTGCAAGCAGCTGCTCATTGACAGCATCCGGGAGCAGATGAGCGTGGGCGAGCTGGCCTATGAGTTTGAAAACCGCACCTCGGTGGTGCTGGTCATCGGCGTCAACGGCGTAGGCAAGACTACTTCGGTTGGAAAACTGGCCGGCAAATTAAAGGATCAGGGCAAGCGGGTCATTCTGGCAGCAGCGGACACCTTCCGTGCGGCAGCCACCGAGCAGCTCACCGAGTGGGCCAACCGGGCCGGGGTGGAGATCGTCAGCGGCCAGGAGGGCTCTGATCCGGCAGCCGTGGTGTATGACGCCGTACAGGCGGCCAAGGCGCGGCATGCGGATGTGCTGCTGTGCGACACCGCAGGCAGACTTCATAATAAGAAGAATCTCATGGAAGAGCTGAAAAAGATCAACCGGATTCTGGAAAAAGAATACCCGGAGGCTTACCGGGAGACACTGGTGGTACTGGACGGCACCACCGGCCAGAATGCGCTGGTGCAGGCAAGGCAGTTTGCAGAAGTGGCGGATATCACCGGCATCATCCTGACGAAGCTGGATGGAACGGCCAAGGGCGGCATTGCTGTGGCCATCCATTCGGAGCTGGGCATTCCGGTGAAATACATCGGCGTGGGCGAGAAGATCGAGGATCTGCACAAGTTCGACGCGGACGATTTCGTCAATGCCCTGTTCTGCAGAAACGACCAGGAGCAGGAGACGGAAGCAGAATAA
- the ffh gene encoding signal recognition particle protein, translating to MAFESLSDRLQNIFKNLRSKGRLTEADVKAALKEVKMALLEADVSFKVVKQFMKSVQERAVGQDVLNGLNPGQMVIKIVHEEMISLMGSETTEIALRPQNEITVLMMVGLQGAGKTTTTAKIAGKLLAKRRKPLLVACDVYRPAAIKQLQVNGEKQGVEVFSMGDGHRPADIAKAAVEHAKKNGLNVVILDTAGRLHIDEDMMDELVEIKEAVSVDETLLVVDAMTGQDAVNVAGTFNDKIGIDGVILTKLDGDTRGGAALSIKAVTGKPILYIGMGEKLSDLEQFYPDRMASRILGMGDVLTLIEKAQADIDEDKAKEMQQKLKKNKLGFDDYLESMNQMKKMGGLSSVLGMMPGMGSQMKNLESVMDEKKMARVEAIILSMTPQERSNPDILNPSRKRRIAAGAGVDISEVNRLVKQFEQSRKMMKQLPGLMGGRGGRRGRMKFPF from the coding sequence ATGGCATTTGAAAGTTTATCGGATAGACTTCAGAACATATTCAAGAATCTGAGAAGCAAGGGACGACTGACGGAGGCCGATGTCAAGGCTGCCCTGAAGGAAGTCAAGATGGCGCTTCTCGAAGCAGATGTAAGCTTTAAGGTCGTGAAGCAGTTCATGAAATCTGTGCAGGAGCGGGCTGTGGGACAGGATGTCCTGAACGGTCTGAATCCGGGACAGATGGTCATCAAGATCGTTCATGAGGAGATGATCTCCCTCATGGGATCGGAGACGACGGAGATCGCACTGCGGCCCCAGAATGAGATCACGGTACTGATGATGGTTGGTCTTCAGGGTGCCGGTAAGACGACAACGACAGCGAAGATCGCAGGCAAGCTTCTGGCGAAGCGCAGGAAGCCCCTTCTGGTGGCCTGTGATGTGTACCGTCCGGCAGCGATCAAGCAGCTGCAGGTGAACGGAGAGAAGCAGGGCGTTGAAGTGTTCTCCATGGGCGACGGCCACAGACCGGCGGACATTGCGAAGGCGGCTGTGGAACATGCGAAGAAGAACGGCCTGAATGTGGTCATCCTCGATACCGCCGGACGTCTTCATATTGATGAGGACATGATGGATGAACTGGTGGAGATCAAAGAGGCAGTATCTGTAGATGAGACACTCCTTGTGGTCGATGCCATGACCGGTCAGGATGCAGTGAACGTGGCCGGAACTTTTAACGATAAAATCGGAATTGACGGTGTCATTCTGACAAAGCTGGATGGCGATACGAGAGGCGGAGCCGCTCTGTCCATCAAGGCTGTTACCGGCAAACCGATTCTATACATTGGTATGGGAGAGAAGCTTTCCGATCTGGAACAGTTTTATCCCGACCGTATGGCTTCCAGAATTCTCGGCATGGGAGATGTGCTGACGCTGATTGAGAAGGCGCAGGCAGATATCGACGAAGACAAAGCGAAGGAAATGCAGCAGAAGCTGAAGAAGAACAAGCTTGGCTTTGACGATTATCTGGAGAGCATGAACCAGATGAAGAAGATGGGAGGCCTGTCCAGTGTTTTGGGCATGATGCCGGGTATGGGCAGCCAGATGAAGAATCTGGAGTCGGTCATGGATGAGAAGAAGATGGCCCGCGTAGAAGCGATCATCCTTTCCATGACACCGCAGGAACGCTCGAATCCGGATATATTAAATCCTTCCCGTAAGCGCAGAATTGCCGCCGGGGCAGGCGTGGACATCAGCGAGGTGAACCGGCTGGTCAAACAGTTCGAGCAGAGCCGTAAGATGATGAAGCAGCTGCCGGGGCTTATGGGAGGCAGAGGCGGCCGACGTGGAAGAATGAAGTTTCCATTTTAA
- the smc gene encoding chromosome segregation protein SMC, with the protein MYLKSIEIQGFKSFANRTLLEFHNGITGIVGPNGSGKSNVADAVRWVLGEQRAKQLRGASMQDVIFSGTELRRALSYASVAITLDNSDHKLAVDFDEVTVTRRVYRSGESEYLINGASCRLKDINELFYDTGIGKEGYSIIGQGQIDKILSGKPEDRRELFDEAAGIVKFKRRKSAAQKQLEEERQSLVRVNDIIAELEKQKGPLEKQSETAKVYLQKKEELKLYDVNGFLMETQENRGQLKDLEEKRDTASGQLAETEQSLEKAKQNYEVLEAQIEALSGQMEEARSKASEAALAKQRLESQIELLKEQINTAKANDEHIQNRMEAIRGEQAQRKELLAGNALQKRSLQEELGQAIEEQTKAEEHLADIRGQMDALNAQMDQAKADIIDLLNHRASTKGNIQRYDTMLEQVQIRKAQLSSRLLQLKSEEAQQKEETDVFDEKLRAVSEKIRELSEQSQQENDTHEKLQTQIREVNGLLEQGQTAFHREQSRLESLKNLTERYDGYGNSIRRVMDQKSREPGIVGVVADLIKVEKKYEIAVETALGGSIQNIVTDNEQTAKRMIEFLKRNKAGRATFLPLTSVKNRSEFKQEQVLKEPGVIGLANRLVHTDVRYEDLIGYLLGRVVVAESMDAAIPLARKYHYSLRIVTLEGESLSPGGSMTGGAFKNTSNLLGRRREIEELEAAVEAVKKELADAQAQMSDLRRQRETCRAQITSLKEQLQQQYLQQNTLQLEKKQLQEKAGSVQGEYESLMRENREIESQMTDIGESRSRIGTELSESEQTEKALEAQVESCQAVLDGFREKEETAQQETEKTHLRMAGLKQRMQFLVQEEQRLHQEQTRLEEEYHQLDESLDVTADEIVARQEQISQIRQTIEASLQETQVQEEAMARLSQEKEEKSRQHKSFFAEREKLSDERSRLDKEVFRLNSQYEKLEEAMDAQINYMWEEYGLTYSAARELFREDLGELPVVRKQIAVLKDAIRKLGDVNVNAIEDFKELMERYTFLSGQRDDLCEAEQTLVGIISELDEGMRKQFAEQFEAICREFEKAFRELFGGGKASLALMEDEDLLEAGIMINAQPPGKKLQNMMQLSGGEKALTAIALLFAIQNLKPSPFCLLDEIEAALDDSNVGRFAGYLHKLTKNTQFIIITHRRGTMAAADRLYGITMQEKGVSVLVSVDLIEKDLDK; encoded by the coding sequence ATGTATTTAAAAAGCATTGAGATACAGGGATTTAAGTCGTTCGCCAATCGGACGCTGCTGGAATTCCACAACGGCATCACCGGCATCGTGGGCCCCAACGGAAGCGGCAAGAGCAACGTGGCGGATGCGGTGCGCTGGGTGCTGGGCGAACAGCGGGCGAAGCAGCTGCGAGGCGCCAGTATGCAGGATGTCATTTTTTCCGGCACGGAGCTTCGGCGGGCGCTGAGCTATGCCTCCGTAGCCATCACCCTGGACAATTCCGACCACAAGCTGGCCGTGGATTTCGACGAGGTGACGGTGACGCGGCGGGTGTACCGTTCCGGCGAGAGCGAATATCTGATCAATGGCGCATCCTGCCGTCTGAAAGACATCAACGAACTGTTTTATGATACCGGTATCGGCAAAGAGGGCTATTCCATCATCGGACAGGGCCAGATCGACAAGATCTTAAGCGGGAAGCCCGAGGATCGTCGGGAGCTGTTTGACGAGGCGGCCGGTATTGTAAAATTCAAGCGGCGCAAGTCTGCTGCCCAGAAGCAGCTGGAGGAGGAGCGCCAGAGCCTGGTGCGCGTCAATGATATCATTGCGGAGCTGGAAAAACAGAAAGGCCCGCTGGAGAAACAGTCGGAGACGGCGAAGGTTTATTTACAGAAAAAAGAAGAGTTAAAGCTGTACGATGTCAACGGATTTCTTATGGAAACCCAGGAGAACCGGGGACAGTTAAAGGATCTGGAGGAAAAGCGGGACACCGCGTCCGGACAGCTGGCGGAAACGGAGCAGTCGCTGGAAAAGGCAAAGCAGAACTATGAGGTGCTGGAGGCCCAGATCGAAGCGCTGTCCGGGCAGATGGAGGAGGCTAGAAGCAAGGCATCCGAAGCGGCGCTGGCGAAACAGCGTCTGGAAAGCCAGATCGAGCTTTTAAAAGAACAGATCAACACGGCGAAAGCCAACGATGAGCATATCCAGAACCGGATGGAGGCCATCCGGGGAGAGCAGGCGCAGCGAAAGGAGCTGCTGGCCGGCAATGCCCTGCAGAAGCGTTCCTTACAGGAAGAGCTGGGGCAGGCCATAGAGGAACAGACGAAGGCAGAGGAACATCTGGCCGATATCCGTGGGCAGATGGATGCGCTGAATGCACAGATGGATCAGGCCAAGGCAGATATCATTGACCTTCTGAACCACCGGGCATCCACCAAGGGAAATATCCAGCGGTACGACACGATGCTGGAGCAGGTGCAGATCCGCAAAGCCCAGCTGTCTTCCCGTCTGCTGCAGTTAAAGAGCGAGGAAGCCCAGCAGAAGGAAGAGACAGATGTCTTTGATGAGAAGCTGCGGGCTGTGTCGGAGAAGATCCGGGAGCTGTCCGAACAGAGTCAGCAGGAGAACGACACCCATGAGAAATTACAGACGCAGATCCGGGAAGTGAACGGTCTGCTGGAACAGGGCCAGACGGCATTTCACCGGGAACAGTCCCGTCTGGAATCGCTGAAAAACCTGACGGAACGGTATGACGGTTACGGCAACAGCATTCGCCGGGTGATGGATCAGAAAAGCCGGGAGCCGGGCATCGTCGGTGTGGTGGCAGACCTGATCAAGGTGGAGAAGAAATATGAGATCGCTGTGGAGACGGCGCTGGGCGGCAGCATCCAGAACATCGTCACAGACAATGAGCAGACCGCCAAGCGGATGATCGAATTCCTGAAACGGAACAAGGCCGGAAGAGCCACCTTCCTGCCCCTCACCAGCGTGAAGAACCGCAGTGAGTTCAAACAGGAACAGGTATTAAAGGAGCCGGGTGTCATCGGCCTGGCCAACCGGCTGGTACATACGGATGTCCGGTATGAAGACCTCATCGGCTATCTGCTGGGCCGGGTGGTGGTGGCAGAGTCCATGGACGCGGCCATTCCACTGGCGAGAAAATATCACTACAGCCTGCGGATCGTCACCCTGGAGGGCGAGTCCTTAAGCCCCGGCGGTTCCATGACCGGTGGTGCTTTCAAGAATACGAGCAATCTGCTGGGCAGACGCCGGGAGATCGAGGAGCTGGAAGCTGCCGTGGAAGCTGTGAAAAAAGAGTTGGCAGACGCCCAGGCTCAGATGAGCGACCTGCGCAGACAGCGGGAGACGTGCCGGGCACAGATCACCAGCCTGAAGGAGCAGCTGCAGCAGCAGTATTTACAGCAGAACACCCTCCAGCTGGAGAAGAAGCAGCTGCAGGAAAAAGCAGGCAGCGTGCAGGGGGAATATGAGAGCCTGATGCGGGAAAACCGGGAGATCGAGTCCCAGATGACGGACATCGGGGAGAGCCGTTCCCGGATCGGCACAGAGTTGTCGGAATCCGAACAGACGGAGAAAGCACTGGAAGCACAGGTGGAAAGCTGTCAGGCGGTGCTGGACGGTTTCCGGGAAAAGGAAGAGACTGCTCAGCAGGAGACGGAGAAGACCCATCTTCGCATGGCGGGCTTAAAACAGCGGATGCAGTTCCTGGTGCAGGAGGAACAGCGTCTCCATCAGGAGCAGACCCGTCTGGAGGAAGAATATCATCAGCTGGACGAGAGCCTGGATGTGACGGCGGACGAGATCGTTGCCAGACAGGAACAGATTTCCCAGATCCGGCAGACCATCGAGGCGTCCCTGCAGGAGACCCAGGTCCAGGAAGAGGCCATGGCCCGGCTTTCGCAGGAGAAAGAGGAGAAATCCAGACAGCACAAGAGCTTTTTTGCAGAGCGGGAAAAGCTTTCTGATGAGAGAAGCCGCCTGGATAAAGAAGTGTTCCGTCTGAACAGCCAGTATGAAAAGCTGGAAGAAGCCATGGATGCCCAGATCAACTACATGTGGGAGGAATACGGCCTGACCTACTCGGCGGCCAGGGAGCTGTTCCGGGAGGATCTGGGAGAACTGCCGGTGGTACGGAAACAGATCGCGGTGCTCAAGGATGCCATCCGCAAGCTGGGAGATGTGAACGTCAACGCCATCGAGGATTTCAAGGAGCTGATGGAGCGCTACACCTTCTTGAGCGGCCAGCGGGATGACCTGTGCGAGGCAGAGCAGACACTGGTGGGCATCATCAGCGAGCTGGATGAGGGCATGCGCAAACAGTTTGCAGAGCAGTTCGAAGCCATTTGCCGGGAGTTTGAAAAAGCGTTCAGAGAGCTGTTCGGCGGCGGCAAGGCCAGCCTGGCGCTTATGGAGGATGAGGATCTTCTGGAAGCGGGCATTATGATCAACGCCCAGCCCCCGGGCAAGAAGCTGCAGAACATGATGCAGCTGTCCGGTGGAGAAAAGGCGCTGACGGCCATTGCACTTTTATTTGCCATCCAGAACCTGAAACCGTCGCCTTTCTGTCTGCTGGACGAGATCGAGGCGGCGCTGGACGATTCCAACGTGGGACGGTTTGCAGGCTACCTGCATAAGTTGACAAAAAATACGCAGTTTATTATCATTACACATAGAAGAGGTACCATGGCAGCGGCAGACCGTCTGTACGGCATCACCATGCAGGAGAAGGGCGTGTCCGTCCTGGTATCTGTGGATCTGATTGAAAAAGATCTGGATAAATAA
- the plsX gene encoding phosphate acyltransferase PlsX, translated as MQELVRVSLDAMGGDFAPQVTVQGAVEAVQQKDNVKVFLVGLPDAIEAELSKYTYDKDRIEVVAASEVIEMAEPPVMAIRRKKDSSIVVGLNLVKNGQADAFVSAGSTGAVLVGGQLVVGRIKGVERSPLATLFPTEKGVSLLVDCGANVDVRSSHLVQFAKMGSVYMEHFVGVSNPKVAIVNNGAEEEKGNALVKETFPLLKECGDINFTGSIEARDIPAGAADVIVCDGFVGNVILKLYEGLSSTLVKVIKKGMMSSTRGKIGGALAKPALKETLKSFDVEEYGGAPMLGLKGLVVKGHGSSTHGEIKNAILQCVTFTEQKMNERIMEKITPEVKPENH; from the coding sequence ATGCAGGAATTAGTCAGAGTTTCCCTGGACGCCATGGGCGGGGATTTTGCCCCACAGGTGACGGTGCAGGGCGCAGTGGAGGCAGTACAGCAGAAGGACAACGTGAAGGTATTCCTTGTGGGACTTCCCGATGCCATTGAAGCGGAGCTTTCCAAATATACCTATGATAAAGACCGGATTGAGGTGGTGGCTGCCTCGGAAGTGATCGAGATGGCTGAGCCGCCGGTGATGGCGATCCGCCGGAAGAAGGATTCGTCCATTGTGGTGGGGCTGAATCTGGTAAAGAATGGACAGGCAGATGCTTTTGTGTCAGCAGGAAGCACCGGCGCGGTTCTCGTGGGAGGACAGCTGGTGGTGGGCCGGATCAAGGGCGTGGAGAGATCCCCGCTGGCCACTCTTTTCCCTACGGAGAAAGGCGTATCGCTGCTGGTTGACTGTGGTGCCAACGTGGATGTGAGATCCTCCCATCTGGTACAGTTTGCCAAGATGGGTTCTGTATATATGGAGCATTTTGTGGGCGTTTCCAATCCGAAGGTGGCGATCGTGAACAACGGCGCCGAGGAGGAGAAGGGCAACGCACTGGTGAAGGAGACATTTCCGCTTCTGAAGGAATGCGGGGATATCAATTTTACCGGAAGCATTGAAGCCAGAGATATCCCGGCCGGCGCAGCGGACGTGATCGTCTGTGACGGTTTTGTGGGTAATGTCATCCTGAAGCTTTACGAGGGGCTTTCTTCAACCCTGGTGAAGGTGATCAAGAAGGGCATGATGAGCTCCACGAGAGGCAAGATCGGCGGCGCACTGGCGAAGCCGGCGCTGAAGGAGACGTTGAAGAGCTTTGATGTGGAAGAATATGGCGGGGCACCGATGCTGGGACTGAAAGGCCTGGTGGTGAAGGGGCATGGAAGCTCCACCCACGGCGAGATCAAGAATGCCATTCTTCAGTGTGTAACATTTACGGAACAGAAGATGAATGAGAGGATTATGGAGAAAATCACACCGGAAGTAAAACCGGAAAATCATTGA
- the rpmF gene encoding 50S ribosomal protein L32 — MSICPKNKSSKGRRDQRRANWKMKTMNLVKCSKCGELMMPHRVCKACGSYNKKEIISTEA; from the coding sequence ATGTCTATCTGCCCGAAGAATAAATCTTCCAAAGGAAGAAGAGACCAGAGAAGAGCTAACTGGAAAATGAAAACCATGAATCTGGTAAAATGCAGCAAATGTGGAGAATTAATGATGCCTCACAGAGTATGCAAGGCTTGCGGCTCTTACAATAAGAAGGAGATCATTTCCACAGAGGCTTAA
- the acpP gene encoding acyl carrier protein: MEFEKLQQIISEVLNVDAEEITMDTTFVDDLGADSLDIFQIIMGIEEEFDIEISNEDAEKIVSVGDAVEEIKNALN; encoded by the coding sequence ATGGAATTTGAAAAATTACAGCAGATCATTTCAGAGGTATTAAATGTAGATGCAGAGGAGATTACCATGGACACAACGTTCGTGGATGACCTGGGAGCAGACTCCCTGGACATTTTTCAGATTATCATGGGCATTGAGGAAGAGTTCGATATTGAGATCTCCAACGAGGATGCAGAGAAGATCGTATCCGTGGGAGATGCGGTAGAAGAGATCAAGAACGCATTGAACTAA
- the ilvA gene encoding threonine ammonia-lyase, with product MLTLEKFEEASEIVKNVTLETKLMYSEYLSRQTGAKVYLKPENMQFTGAYKVRGAYYKISTLSEEERKKGLITASAGNHAQGVAYAASRFGAKAVIVMPTSTPLMKVNRTKSYGAEVVLYGDVYDEACAHAYQLAEEHGYTFIHPFDDEVVATGQGTIAMEIIKELPLVDYILVPIGGGGLATGVSTLVKLLNPNIKVIGVEPAGANCMQESLKNGKVTTLPSVNTIADGTAVKTPGSVIFPYIQKNVDEIITVEDEELIVAFLDIMENHKMVVENSGLLTVAALKHLDLKGKKVVSILSGGNMDVITMSSVVQHGLIQRDRIFTVSVLLPDKPGALVSVAQVIAENQGNVIRLEHNQFVSINRNAAVELRITLEAFGTEHKNQIMEALVKAGYDPVFKQTIL from the coding sequence ATGCTGACACTGGAAAAATTTGAGGAGGCTTCGGAGATCGTCAAAAACGTCACGCTGGAGACGAAGCTGATGTACAGCGAATATCTGAGCCGCCAGACAGGAGCAAAGGTTTATTTGAAGCCGGAGAACATGCAGTTCACCGGCGCTTACAAGGTGCGGGGCGCCTATTATAAGATCAGTACCCTCTCGGAGGAAGAACGGAAGAAAGGACTGATCACCGCTTCCGCAGGCAATCACGCCCAGGGCGTTGCCTATGCAGCATCCCGGTTTGGAGCCAAGGCGGTCATCGTTATGCCGACGTCTACACCGCTCATGAAGGTGAACCGGACGAAGAGCTACGGTGCGGAAGTGGTGCTTTACGGGGATGTGTACGACGAGGCATGTGCCCATGCTTATCAGCTGGCAGAGGAACACGGCTACACGTTCATTCATCCCTTTGACGATGAGGTGGTGGCCACCGGCCAGGGAACCATTGCCATGGAGATCATCAAGGAGCTGCCGCTGGTCGATTACATCCTCGTACCCATCGGGGGTGGCGGACTGGCCACCGGCGTGTCCACTCTGGTAAAGCTGCTCAATCCCAACATCAAGGTCATCGGTGTGGAACCGGCAGGAGCCAACTGTATGCAGGAATCGCTGAAAAACGGCAAAGTCACAACGCTGCCGTCGGTAAACACCATTGCGGACGGTACGGCAGTGAAGACGCCGGGCAGTGTGATCTTCCCGTATATTCAGAAAAATGTGGACGAGATCATCACCGTGGAGGACGAGGAACTCATTGTGGCGTTCCTGGACATCATGGAAAATCACAAGATGGTGGTGGAAAATTCCGGCCTGCTGACCGTGGCGGCCTTAAAACACCTGGATCTGAAAGGGAAAAAGGTGGTATCCATCTTAAGCGGCGGCAACATGGACGTGATCACCATGTCCTCTGTGGTACAGCATGGCCTTATCCAGCGGGATCGGATCTTTACCGTATCCGTACTGCTGCCCGATAAGCCGGGCGCGCTGGTGAGCGTGGCTCAGGTCATTGCCGAAAATCAGGGCAATGTCATCCGGCTGGAGCACAACCAGTTCGTCAGCATCAACCGCAATGCGGCGGTGGAGCTGCGCATCACGCTGGAGGCCTTCGGTACGGAACATAAGAATCAGATCATGGAGGCGCTGGTCAAAGCCGGTTATGATCCGGTATTTAAACAGACAATCCTGTAA
- a CDS encoding YlxM family DNA-binding protein, with amino-acid sequence MEKIVEQTLLYDFYGELLTEHQKQIYEDVVLGDLSFSEVAEDRGISRQGVHDLVRRCNKILNDYEAKLHLVEKFVVIREKVSQIHELVREKDTIDQEELLGRLEAISNEILEEL; translated from the coding sequence ATGGAGAAGATTGTAGAGCAGACACTTCTGTATGATTTTTACGGCGAACTGCTTACGGAGCATCAGAAGCAGATATATGAGGATGTCGTGCTTGGTGACCTGTCCTTCAGCGAAGTTGCGGAGGATCGCGGCATCAGCAGGCAGGGTGTGCATGATCTTGTCAGGCGCTGCAATAAGATCCTGAATGACTACGAGGCGAAGCTTCATCTTGTAGAGAAGTTCGTGGTGATCCGGGAGAAGGTCAGCCAGATTCACGAGCTCGTCCGGGAGAAGGATACGATCGACCAGGAAGAGCTGCTTGGCAGACTGGAAGCGATTTCGAATGAGATTTTAGAGGAGTTATAA
- a CDS encoding cytidylate kinase-like family protein — translation MKRVITISREYGAGGHSIGRKVAEELGIPFYDRDIVKETVKKSGFDKDLVLEEEEDESRAEGIWKFLSSFSGGAGNFHDTQETIHEIQSAVIAKLAHEGPCVILGRCADVILKSEGIDCLNVFIYGDDVHRAARVGELIGTTDVDEIQKAMNRKDENRHYFYSHMTGRKWGDSRNYHLCVDSGLLGYDTCVKLICEAARAIDEKK, via the coding sequence ATGAAACGGGTAATTACCATCAGCCGTGAGTACGGCGCAGGCGGACATTCCATCGGAAGAAAGGTAGCAGAGGAACTGGGGATTCCGTTTTACGACAGAGACATTGTAAAAGAAACCGTAAAAAAGAGTGGTTTTGACAAGGACTTAGTTCTGGAAGAGGAAGAGGATGAGAGCCGTGCAGAGGGCATCTGGAAGTTCCTTTCTTCCTTCTCCGGCGGTGCAGGCAATTTCCATGATACCCAGGAGACGATCCATGAGATCCAGAGCGCAGTCATTGCCAAGCTGGCCCACGAAGGCCCCTGTGTCATTCTGGGCAGATGCGCGGATGTGATCTTAAAGAGCGAGGGCATCGACTGCCTGAACGTGTTTATTTACGGGGATGATGTACACCGGGCAGCCAGAGTCGGCGAGCTCATCGGTACCACCGATGTGGATGAGATCCAGAAAGCCATGAACCGCAAAGACGAGAACCGCCATTATTTCTATAGCCATATGACAGGCAGAAAATGGGGAGATAGCCGGAATTATCATCTGTGTGTGGACAGCGGTCTGCTGGGTTATGACACCTGCGTGAAGCTTATCTGTGAGGCGGCACGGGCCATCGATGAGAAGAAATAA